A part of Terriglobus roseus genomic DNA contains:
- the queF gene encoding preQ(1) synthase, with protein sequence MMTNTSPLYTDEHAAAGTKEPMPAIETWQNQFRSYEILIDDPEFTSVCPRTGLPDFGHIIIRYMPKDKCLELKSLKEYLFCYRNLGIFQENICNRILDDMVAACDPIWAEVKGDFRPRGGISTVVTATYPRPHHQTTPSK encoded by the coding sequence ATGATGACCAACACCAGCCCGCTCTACACCGACGAGCACGCAGCCGCCGGCACTAAAGAGCCCATGCCCGCCATCGAGACGTGGCAGAACCAGTTCCGCTCCTACGAGATCCTGATTGACGATCCCGAGTTCACCAGCGTGTGCCCCCGCACAGGCCTGCCAGACTTCGGCCACATCATCATCCGCTACATGCCAAAGGACAAGTGCCTGGAGCTCAAGAGCCTGAAGGAATATCTCTTCTGCTATCGCAACCTCGGTATCTTTCAGGAAAACATCTGCAATCGCATCCTCGATGACATGGTTGCTGCTTGTGACCCCATCTGGGCTGAGGTGAAGGGTGACTTCCGTCCCCGCGGTGGTATCAGCACCGTGGTTACTGCTACGTATCCGCGTCCGCACCACCAGACCACCCCGTCAAAGTAA
- a CDS encoding GNAT family N-acetyltransferase — MLERYDIRDLRLYKGRDLRDLLAEEGRLWHERLRWDYSESIALLLGYLDSRILPGFVAVERATGAVHGYCFSVYETQKAVVGDVFAIGDDARELEITLLHHLLPMLQHTPGVDRVESQLLLESSELQEPFQEHEFRAHARLFMEVDLPDLRELIPEGSLIRREDEAMPKLPQHLKLVRWTAPCYQPAGDLIHRAYEAHGDSNINDQYRTVQGSLRFLHNIVRFPGCGVFDAENSFVVRDERSSQLEAIALVSKVDVGVAHITQLCVSPRRRGYGMGKMLLRHVATQLAQKGTRAITLTVTEANTPAKMLYESLGFRTRLAFCANVWTRNNR; from the coding sequence GTGCTGGAACGATACGACATACGTGATTTGCGGCTGTATAAGGGCCGCGACCTCCGCGACCTGCTAGCGGAAGAAGGACGCCTGTGGCACGAACGGCTGCGGTGGGATTATTCAGAGTCCATTGCGCTGCTGCTGGGCTATCTGGATTCGCGTATTCTGCCCGGCTTTGTCGCAGTGGAACGTGCAACAGGTGCAGTGCACGGCTATTGCTTCTCCGTGTATGAAACCCAGAAGGCCGTGGTTGGCGATGTGTTTGCCATTGGGGATGATGCGCGCGAGTTGGAAATTACGTTGCTGCATCACCTTCTCCCCATGTTGCAACATACGCCGGGTGTAGACAGAGTCGAATCACAGTTGCTGCTGGAGAGTAGCGAATTGCAGGAGCCGTTTCAGGAACATGAGTTTCGGGCACACGCTCGCCTGTTTATGGAAGTGGACCTGCCAGATCTGCGGGAGCTGATTCCAGAAGGAAGCCTCATTCGGCGTGAGGATGAGGCAATGCCGAAGCTGCCGCAACATCTGAAGCTGGTGCGATGGACAGCACCTTGCTATCAGCCTGCGGGCGATCTCATCCATCGCGCGTATGAGGCTCATGGCGACTCCAACATCAACGATCAGTACCGCACCGTGCAAGGATCGCTGCGGTTTCTGCACAACATCGTGCGCTTCCCCGGCTGTGGTGTGTTCGACGCAGAGAACAGCTTTGTCGTGAGGGATGAGCGTAGCAGTCAACTTGAGGCCATCGCGCTGGTATCCAAAGTGGATGTTGGCGTGGCGCACATTACACAGCTTTGTGTATCTCCAAGACGGCGCGGTTATGGGATGGGCAAGATGTTGCTAAGGCATGTGGCCACGCAGCTGGCACAGAAAGGCACACGTGCCATAACCCTCACAGTGACCGAAGCAAACACTCCAGCAAAGATGCTGTACGAAAGTCTTGGATTTCGAACACGGCTGGCGTTTTGTGCAAATGTGTGGACCCGCAACAATCGCTAA
- a CDS encoding ArnT family glycosyltransferase, with the protein MNEPIQNESAIPPDDVSAQPLGWRARLQTEAACTLRELVVLCVVTALLLFFGLVPFRIGPAVISQPAIGLVGADEPRYAQIAVEMLEEHSAVCHELNARVIPHSLRWKDIHASFLCAEGGTITPILYGHPWLEKPALYYWRTMSFYKEFGKSDWAARLSSATGAFALVFLIFLHMRRFRPGGHLDAALITASAVAIVAFARGASTDMQLAAPFCIGMLGWYAWYETGKKFWLFDLYFFGGIATLAKGPVAIFLSVSIILLFVGLRREWQVLRRMIWLPGICLFLAIVLPWFIAVQLRNPTFYKFFLFEQNLQRFASDRYQHHQNPFYYLIVLILALMPWTIVALRALWDSVDIAWAEWRVRHKPARYLGHTRAGDAFPEFLVLWAIFPVLFFSFSGSKLPGYILPSIPPITILTGDYMYRVRRTRLPRWLMVSHGVMCGLLTFVLLLCPQYMVYQRMIPATRTLIWAGSIALVTGVAIVLLTRRYGLQWLRPLTLVPVLCLLFFLLQRNGWLLDENYSARPMARQIHQMAPDVKLLVTHHIRRDTDYGLCFYRNQPLRHYLQEESATEKQSVITGVPNEEHILVIRSDDSASLQKLLPWRHYKLMFVNVWQGLAVYRVDALK; encoded by the coding sequence GTGAACGAACCCATACAGAACGAATCGGCGATTCCGCCGGATGATGTTTCCGCGCAGCCACTAGGATGGCGCGCACGGCTGCAGACGGAAGCTGCATGCACTTTGCGCGAGTTGGTGGTGCTGTGCGTCGTAACTGCGTTGTTGTTGTTCTTCGGGCTCGTGCCGTTTCGTATCGGGCCAGCAGTGATCTCGCAACCGGCGATTGGCCTGGTTGGAGCGGATGAGCCACGGTATGCGCAGATCGCCGTCGAGATGCTGGAAGAGCACTCGGCCGTTTGTCATGAATTGAACGCACGGGTTATCCCGCACTCCCTGCGCTGGAAAGATATTCACGCAAGCTTCCTCTGCGCTGAAGGCGGAACGATTACCCCAATCCTTTATGGCCATCCGTGGCTGGAGAAGCCTGCGCTGTATTACTGGCGCACCATGAGCTTCTATAAAGAGTTTGGCAAGAGCGACTGGGCTGCGAGATTGTCGAGCGCAACTGGCGCGTTTGCGTTGGTGTTTCTGATCTTCCTCCACATGCGTAGATTCCGTCCTGGCGGACATCTAGACGCTGCTCTCATCACAGCTTCTGCAGTAGCGATTGTCGCGTTTGCTCGCGGTGCAAGTACTGACATGCAGCTTGCGGCACCATTCTGTATCGGCATGTTGGGTTGGTACGCGTGGTACGAAACAGGCAAGAAATTCTGGCTGTTTGATCTGTACTTCTTTGGCGGCATCGCCACACTGGCAAAGGGCCCCGTTGCAATCTTCCTTTCCGTCAGCATCATCCTGCTGTTTGTTGGATTACGGCGTGAGTGGCAGGTGCTACGAAGGATGATCTGGTTGCCGGGCATTTGTTTGTTCCTGGCGATTGTCCTGCCGTGGTTCATCGCGGTGCAGCTACGCAATCCCACGTTCTATAAGTTCTTTTTGTTTGAGCAGAACCTGCAGCGATTTGCATCGGACCGCTATCAGCACCATCAGAATCCGTTCTATTACTTAATCGTTCTGATACTCGCGCTGATGCCCTGGACAATCGTGGCGCTACGCGCCCTGTGGGATTCCGTGGATATTGCCTGGGCCGAATGGCGGGTACGTCATAAGCCCGCTCGCTATCTGGGTCATACGCGCGCAGGTGATGCCTTCCCGGAGTTTCTCGTGCTGTGGGCCATCTTTCCAGTACTGTTCTTTTCGTTCTCTGGATCGAAGTTGCCGGGATACATTCTGCCTTCAATTCCTCCAATCACGATTCTCACCGGCGACTATATGTACCGCGTGCGCCGCACCAGATTGCCACGCTGGCTGATGGTGTCGCACGGAGTGATGTGCGGATTGCTGACGTTCGTCCTGCTTCTGTGCCCGCAATACATGGTGTATCAGCGCATGATTCCCGCCACGCGGACACTGATATGGGCTGGTTCCATTGCGCTGGTAACGGGCGTAGCTATCGTCCTGCTAACGCGTCGTTATGGGCTACAGTGGCTTCGTCCGCTGACGCTCGTGCCGGTGCTATGCCTGCTGTTCTTCCTGCTGCAGCGGAATGGATGGCTGTTGGATGAAAACTATTCGGCGCGGCCCATGGCACGACAGATTCATCAAATGGCGCCCGATGTGAAGCTTCTGGTGACGCATCATATCCGACGCGATACGGACTATGGGTTGTGCTTCTATCGCAACCAGCCGTTGCGGCATTATCTGCAGGAAGAGTCAGCGACAGAGAAGCAGAGCGTGATCACAGGCGTTCCCAACGAGGAACACATCCTGGTGATTCGATCAGATGATTCGGCTTCGCTGCAGAAGCTGCTGCCATGGCGACATTACAAGCTGATGTTTGTAAATGTGTGGCAAGGGCTGGCGGTGTATCGCGTGGATGCCTTGAAGTAG
- a CDS encoding DHH family phosphoesterase yields the protein MASPLRYSNDMSQDFDPQPGPAETPLQQIAEEIRQHGRFLVTSHARPDGDAVGSTLAMGSILHRLGKEVDMVLADPVPQVYRTLPGIARIRQARQVDASAYDAAIILECDGTLRTGLTGLDGMRLLNIDHHLTGIHFGTLNWIDPEASAVAAMVFEVAIALGVDVTPAIATCLYTALMTDTGSFTYPGTSADTFTLAHALIDLGAKADSVARDVLYSVPACRIQLLGRALSRIRIEQGVAWSWITQDDLAEFKATDEDSEGTVNYLISIAGVEAAVFLRETNGGPVGFRTSLRSKSSVDVSAVASRLGGGGHRNAAGCTLEGSFDASVARVLTAMYEEIERAAAAGTVC from the coding sequence ATGGCGTCACCGTTGCGCTATTCCAATGATATGTCGCAAGACTTTGATCCGCAGCCTGGGCCAGCGGAAACCCCTCTGCAGCAGATTGCAGAGGAGATTCGTCAGCACGGCCGTTTTTTGGTGACGTCGCATGCGCGCCCGGATGGTGACGCAGTGGGATCGACGCTGGCCATGGGAAGTATCCTGCATCGCCTCGGCAAAGAAGTGGACATGGTCCTCGCCGATCCGGTACCGCAGGTGTATCGCACACTTCCGGGAATCGCACGCATCCGGCAGGCGCGTCAGGTGGATGCATCCGCGTATGACGCCGCCATCATTCTGGAATGCGACGGTACACTACGCACCGGTCTAACTGGACTGGACGGCATGCGACTTCTGAACATCGACCATCACCTGACGGGAATTCACTTTGGCACGCTGAACTGGATTGACCCGGAAGCTTCGGCTGTGGCGGCGATGGTATTTGAGGTAGCGATTGCACTGGGTGTTGATGTGACGCCGGCGATTGCCACCTGCCTATACACAGCGCTGATGACGGATACAGGATCGTTTACCTATCCCGGCACCTCTGCCGATACCTTTACCCTGGCGCATGCACTGATCGATTTGGGAGCCAAAGCGGATAGCGTGGCGCGTGACGTTTTGTATAGCGTACCGGCGTGCCGCATCCAGTTGTTAGGTCGCGCGCTGTCGCGGATCAGGATTGAGCAGGGCGTGGCTTGGTCGTGGATCACCCAGGATGACCTCGCTGAGTTCAAAGCAACGGATGAGGATTCTGAAGGTACCGTGAACTATCTGATTTCCATCGCAGGCGTGGAAGCGGCAGTGTTCCTTCGAGAAACGAATGGCGGCCCTGTGGGATTCCGGACTTCCCTGCGATCGAAATCAAGCGTGGATGTTTCGGCCGTTGCCAGCCGTCTTGGCGGCGGAGGTCACAGAAATGCCGCAGGTTGCACACTGGAGGGATCGTTTGATGCTTCCGTGGCGCGAGTACTGACTGCCATGTATGAAGAGATCGAACGTGCCGCGGCAGCCGGGACTGTCTGTTAG
- the rbfA gene encoding 30S ribosome-binding factor RbfA, whose translation MPEHRAREHHRSRVQETLREEIGVIIDGELSDPRIGSATVTEVTLEPGGKSGHVYIAVNGDEGDEQRTLDGLRAAKGYIRAELLDRMGTRHIPDLSFHIDRSEKINARMDTLLTRMRKREGRRRAGATEANPS comes from the coding sequence ATGCCGGAACATCGCGCAAGAGAACATCATCGGAGCCGTGTCCAGGAGACGCTGCGGGAAGAAATTGGCGTCATTATTGACGGCGAGCTCTCCGATCCGCGGATTGGATCGGCTACGGTAACCGAAGTTACGCTGGAACCGGGTGGGAAGAGCGGTCACGTGTATATAGCCGTAAACGGCGACGAAGGGGACGAACAGCGCACCTTGGATGGCCTGCGCGCAGCCAAGGGCTATATTCGCGCCGAGTTGCTGGACCGCATGGGAACGCGCCATATTCCGGATCTTTCGTTTCATATTGACCGGTCTGAGAAAATTAACGCGCGCATGGACACACTGCTGACGCGGATGAGGAAACGTGAAGGACGGCGGCGCGCCGGAGCCACGGAGGCAAATCCATCCTGA
- a CDS encoding RNA polymerase sigma factor yields MTATEDEFRDIVESHSSMVFSVALRLVGDRGLAEEVAQDVFLELHHWLPRLESADHVRHWLRRVATHRSTDALRRRKVRPEGQSDEWEDKHDRPGDSGGSDCGSMGVAMERMLLSLPEAQRTVLVLRYSEDLTPEEIARTTGDPVATVKSHLQRGLQLLRRKGSVVLKEYVRG; encoded by the coding sequence GTGACGGCAACCGAAGACGAGTTTCGGGACATCGTTGAAAGCCACAGTTCCATGGTCTTTTCCGTGGCGCTGCGTCTTGTCGGCGACCGCGGTCTGGCAGAGGAAGTAGCACAGGATGTCTTCCTGGAGCTGCATCATTGGCTTCCTCGGCTGGAAAGCGCGGACCACGTGCGCCATTGGCTTCGTCGCGTCGCCACCCACCGTTCCACAGACGCTCTCCGGCGCCGCAAGGTTCGGCCGGAGGGGCAGTCCGACGAGTGGGAAGACAAACATGATCGCCCCGGCGATTCCGGCGGATCAGACTGCGGTTCCATGGGGGTTGCCATGGAACGCATGCTGCTCAGCCTGCCAGAGGCACAACGTACCGTGCTGGTCCTTCGCTACAGCGAAGACCTCACACCGGAAGAGATCGCCCGTACCACCGGCGACCCAGTGGCTACCGTCAAGAGCCACCTGCAGCGCGGCCTGCAACTGTTACGCCGCAAAGGATCAGTTGTTTTGAAGGAGTATGTTCGTGGATAA
- a CDS encoding DUF4252 domain-containing protein, translating to MNDILSPRQLAAATMLAVCTLAAHAQTASTPANKQPYLLAMRSGSSTTTLTASFTGEGAHAYSVTTHDDGSTVVTEQPATVSYDPQTKDDLMEGLDRLGANAKERNEVNLDKNMMALAGNNGRYGDLSSKIDLITVRNYEFAQKGQYQRSDLDALRRKLEGNGWSHVIRNESDGESNDIVIRSGGDGFISDMVIVNAESREVNVVHIRGHFRMEDVNGAMGRVMGISHGAGAGAMGPLMGITGSSHYSRNKATPPTPATPATPATPATPATPPSPR from the coding sequence ATGAACGACATTCTTTCTCCCCGGCAACTCGCTGCAGCAACTATGTTGGCGGTCTGTACGCTGGCGGCCCATGCGCAAACTGCCAGCACGCCTGCTAACAAACAGCCGTATCTGCTGGCGATGCGCAGCGGATCGAGCACGACGACCCTTACGGCTTCGTTCACCGGCGAAGGTGCTCATGCGTATTCCGTCACGACGCACGATGACGGTTCGACGGTAGTTACAGAGCAACCTGCTACCGTTAGTTACGATCCGCAGACGAAAGACGATCTGATGGAGGGGCTTGATCGCCTTGGTGCGAATGCGAAGGAGCGTAACGAGGTCAATCTGGACAAGAACATGATGGCGCTCGCCGGTAACAACGGTCGTTATGGTGACCTTTCCTCCAAGATTGATCTCATCACCGTTCGCAACTATGAGTTCGCGCAAAAGGGCCAGTACCAGCGGAGCGATCTGGATGCTCTGCGCCGCAAGCTGGAGGGCAACGGCTGGTCTCACGTGATCCGTAACGAAAGCGATGGCGAGAGTAATGACATCGTGATCCGCAGTGGCGGAGACGGCTTCATCAGCGACATGGTCATCGTGAACGCTGAATCGCGTGAAGTGAATGTTGTTCACATCCGCGGCCACTTCCGCATGGAAGACGTCAATGGCGCGATGGGCCGTGTCATGGGCATCTCGCATGGCGCTGGAGCAGGTGCCATGGGGCCGCTTATGGGGATCACTGGCAGCAGCCACTATTCCCGCAACAAGGCAACGCCACCTACACCGGCCACACCCGCAACTCCTGCGACACCTGCCACACCGGCTACTCCCCCTTCGCCGCGATAG
- a CDS encoding rhodanese-related sulfurtransferase, translating to MYTVAAFYRFFALTDPQSLRDELHEKFALTDLRGTTLLAPEGINGTMAGSAETMEQFLNLLVERAGLDRAEVKFSYSEKPPFRRLKFKRKREIITFRTDDPVDPARPGKYVEPVGWNELISSPDVLLLDTRNTYETEIGTFEGAVMPPLEKFSDFAQWVQEHLDPARHTKVAMFCTGGIRCEKASAYMLQQGFPEVYHLRGGILRYLEETPAEESQWKGDCYIFDERIAVRHSDLRPEDSVGE from the coding sequence ATGTACACGGTCGCTGCCTTTTATCGCTTCTTCGCTCTCACCGATCCGCAGAGTCTGCGTGACGAACTGCATGAGAAGTTTGCCCTTACTGACCTGCGCGGCACCACGCTGTTGGCGCCCGAAGGAATCAATGGCACGATGGCAGGCTCAGCAGAGACAATGGAGCAGTTTCTGAATCTGCTTGTGGAGCGCGCGGGATTGGATCGCGCCGAGGTGAAGTTTTCTTACAGTGAGAAGCCGCCCTTCCGTCGCCTGAAATTCAAGCGCAAGCGCGAGATCATTACCTTTCGCACAGATGACCCAGTGGATCCAGCGCGACCCGGTAAGTATGTTGAGCCTGTGGGTTGGAATGAGTTGATCTCCAGCCCCGATGTGCTTCTTCTGGACACCCGCAATACCTACGAGACTGAGATCGGAACCTTCGAAGGAGCCGTAATGCCTCCCCTCGAAAAGTTCTCAGACTTCGCGCAATGGGTGCAGGAGCATCTTGATCCGGCACGACATACGAAGGTAGCGATGTTCTGTACGGGTGGCATTCGTTGCGAAAAGGCTTCCGCTTACATGCTGCAGCAAGGCTTTCCAGAGGTGTATCACCTACGTGGCGGGATTCTGCGTTACCTGGAGGAAACCCCGGCAGAAGAAAGCCAATGGAAGGGTGATTGCTACATCTTCGACGAGCGAATCGCAGTGCGACACTCCGACTTGCGACCAGAAGATTCTGTTGGAGAGTAA
- a CDS encoding PQQ-dependent sugar dehydrogenase: MVSHRLQANGKAITLNLPAGYDVRVALDGLKRVRFLTKSPDGRIFATDMLNRTDNKRGQVLILDGWNPSENRFARAIPYLQNLRNPNSIAFFTDPGGQTWLYVALTDRLVRYRYKAGDTQPSSEPEVLAHYPDYGLDYKYGGWHLTRTVVFGTIAGKPHMFVSVGSSCNACAEKEAVRATISVMDPDGSHSKIVVKNVRNAVGLLWDEASSSLLATNMGDDQLGDKAPEDTLLRFSAAEIVAAYTSGKPMNVGWPACYVEGGKVHPDPELGKAPGVCDGVKVPLTGFVAHSSPLGIEKVTNNEYLVALHGAGHPRIGTGYRVVSVAGTDWKAKDFMTGFLETTAGRTRVAGRPCGVLRLDNDRYLITDDLLGAIYIVFRSGGN; encoded by the coding sequence ATGGTTTCACACCGATTACAAGCCAATGGCAAGGCAATAACCCTAAACCTGCCTGCTGGATACGATGTGCGAGTTGCATTGGACGGGCTAAAGAGGGTTCGTTTTCTTACGAAGTCGCCAGACGGTCGCATCTTCGCCACAGACATGCTCAACCGCACCGACAACAAGCGCGGCCAGGTCCTGATCCTCGATGGCTGGAATCCCTCAGAGAACCGCTTCGCGCGTGCGATTCCGTATCTGCAAAACTTGAGAAATCCCAATAGCATCGCCTTCTTCACAGATCCCGGTGGACAGACGTGGCTTTACGTTGCACTAACGGACCGATTGGTCCGCTACAGGTACAAGGCTGGTGATACGCAACCATCGAGCGAACCCGAGGTATTAGCGCACTATCCTGACTACGGTCTGGACTACAAATACGGCGGCTGGCATCTCACTCGTACCGTTGTGTTTGGCACCATTGCGGGCAAGCCACATATGTTTGTTTCGGTTGGCTCGTCGTGCAACGCATGCGCAGAAAAGGAAGCTGTCCGAGCCACCATCAGTGTGATGGATCCAGACGGCAGCCATAGCAAGATCGTGGTGAAGAATGTGCGCAACGCAGTGGGGTTGCTCTGGGATGAGGCTTCCTCCAGCCTGCTGGCGACCAACATGGGCGACGACCAGTTAGGAGATAAGGCTCCTGAAGACACCCTGTTGCGCTTTTCAGCAGCGGAGATCGTTGCAGCATATACGTCAGGCAAACCGATGAATGTGGGATGGCCAGCTTGTTATGTGGAGGGTGGAAAGGTTCATCCTGACCCGGAGTTAGGCAAAGCGCCGGGAGTTTGCGACGGTGTGAAAGTTCCCCTTACCGGCTTTGTCGCCCACAGTTCGCCACTCGGTATCGAGAAAGTTACGAATAACGAGTATCTCGTCGCATTGCATGGGGCTGGGCATCCTCGGATTGGCACAGGCTATCGCGTAGTTTCTGTCGCAGGAACCGATTGGAAAGCGAAGGATTTCATGACGGGCTTCCTGGAAACCACAGCAGGACGGACGCGTGTCGCAGGACGCCCTTGTGGGGTGTTGCGGCTCGACAACGATCGCTACCTGATAACGGATGATCTGCTAGGGGCGATTTACATCGTTTTCCGTTCCGGGGGTAACTAA
- the ispG gene encoding flavodoxin-dependent (E)-4-hydroxy-3-methylbut-2-enyl-diphosphate synthase, with translation MPEITRRKAVTVKIGNVRVGSDAPVVVQSMTNTDTADIESSIQQIAALARAGSEMVRVTVNNDDAAKALPYIVEGIRKKGWETPIIGDFHYNGHLLLAKYPDCAQALAKYRINPGNVSIGRKDDDNFRTMVEVAVKYQKPVRIGVNWGSLDQALLTKMMDENNRSANPLPAREVMLETMVRSALDNAAAAERYGLRRDQIVLSAKVSGVRDLIDVYSELASRTDHALHLGLTEAGMGMKGTVASTAGLAPLLLKGIGDTIRVSLTPTPGGDRSEEVRCAQQILQALSIRSFAPQVTSCPGCGRTTSTYFQMLAEQVQNYITSSMPEWKVQYPGVEEMKLAVMGCVVNGPGESKHANIGISLPGTFEEPKAPVYIDGKLAMTLKGDHIVDEFKVILDDYVKSHYGKAQIEELVSA, from the coding sequence ATGCCCGAGATCACTCGCCGGAAGGCCGTCACGGTTAAGATTGGCAACGTTCGCGTCGGCTCTGACGCCCCGGTTGTCGTGCAGTCGATGACCAACACCGACACCGCCGACATTGAAAGCTCTATTCAGCAGATTGCCGCTCTCGCACGCGCCGGTAGCGAGATGGTACGAGTTACCGTCAACAACGATGACGCTGCGAAGGCACTGCCGTACATCGTGGAAGGCATCCGCAAGAAGGGATGGGAGACACCCATCATCGGCGACTTCCATTACAACGGCCATCTACTGCTCGCCAAGTATCCGGACTGCGCACAGGCGTTGGCGAAGTACCGCATCAATCCCGGCAACGTATCCATCGGTCGCAAGGACGATGACAACTTCCGCACCATGGTAGAAGTTGCAGTGAAGTATCAGAAGCCTGTCCGCATTGGCGTGAACTGGGGGTCGCTGGATCAGGCATTGCTGACGAAGATGATGGACGAGAACAATCGCTCCGCGAATCCTTTGCCTGCGCGCGAAGTGATGCTGGAGACGATGGTGCGTTCTGCACTTGATAACGCTGCTGCTGCAGAGCGTTATGGACTGCGTCGTGACCAGATTGTTCTCTCAGCCAAGGTCAGCGGTGTGCGCGATCTGATTGATGTTTATTCCGAACTCGCAAGCCGTACGGATCATGCTCTGCACCTTGGGTTGACTGAGGCAGGTATGGGCATGAAGGGTACGGTGGCTTCTACCGCTGGACTTGCTCCGCTGCTGTTGAAGGGCATTGGCGACACGATCCGCGTGTCGCTCACACCGACGCCTGGTGGTGACCGCAGTGAGGAAGTGCGTTGCGCACAGCAGATCCTGCAGGCTCTCTCCATACGCAGCTTCGCACCTCAGGTCACAAGCTGCCCTGGTTGCGGACGCACTACGTCGACCTACTTCCAGATGCTGGCGGAGCAGGTGCAGAACTACATCACCTCATCGATGCCGGAGTGGAAGGTTCAGTATCCGGGCGTAGAGGAGATGAAGCTGGCTGTGATGGGTTGCGTGGTGAATGGACCGGGCGAATCCAAGCATGCCAACATTGGTATCTCGTTGCCGGGTACGTTTGAGGAGCCCAAGGCGCCTGTGTATATCGATGGCAAGTTGGCCATGACGCTGAAGGGCGACCACATTGTGGATGAGTTCAAGGTCATCCTGGACGACTACGTGAAGAGCCACTACGGCAAGGCACAGATCGAGGAGTTGGTCTCCGCGTAG
- a CDS encoding LLM class flavin-dependent oxidoreductase — translation MSRQLQVSVLDLVGMRPDESTGNAIARSVETAQHVERLGYKRFWLAEHHSIRGLACSATAVLIGHVADKTSTIRVGSGGIMLPNHAPLVVAEQFGTLASMYPNRIDLGLGRAPGSDMPTMRALRRTSSGDDFPELVAELRQYLGDPKPGQIVHAVPGEGTHVPITLLGSSGYSAQLAGHLGLPFAFAAHFAPQYVEPAMELYRRHFTPSDVLDKPYAMVGLPVIAADTEAHAKRLFTTPQQRFLSLVRNQPIEVRPPVDSMADLWTSAEADAVAARLALAVVGDHESVKQRLQRTVDWLGVDEIFAVTDTYEQADRLRSYEILADVAKEITLPS, via the coding sequence ATGAGCAGGCAATTACAGGTTTCTGTACTCGATCTGGTTGGTATGCGTCCCGACGAATCCACCGGCAACGCCATCGCGCGCAGTGTGGAGACGGCGCAACACGTGGAACGTCTTGGCTACAAGCGCTTCTGGCTGGCGGAACATCACAGCATCCGCGGCCTCGCCTGTTCGGCAACAGCCGTCCTCATCGGCCACGTCGCAGACAAGACATCCACCATCCGCGTCGGCAGCGGCGGCATCATGCTTCCCAACCACGCACCATTAGTGGTCGCGGAGCAGTTCGGCACACTGGCGTCGATGTACCCCAACCGCATCGACCTCGGCCTGGGCCGCGCACCCGGTTCTGACATGCCCACCATGCGTGCCCTCCGCCGCACCAGCAGCGGCGACGACTTCCCCGAACTGGTAGCGGAGCTACGCCAGTATCTCGGCGACCCCAAACCGGGCCAGATCGTCCACGCCGTCCCCGGCGAAGGCACCCACGTACCCATCACCCTGCTAGGCAGCAGCGGCTACTCCGCCCAGTTAGCAGGACATCTCGGGCTGCCCTTCGCCTTCGCCGCCCACTTCGCCCCGCAGTACGTCGAACCGGCCATGGAGCTCTACCGCCGACACTTCACACCGTCCGATGTACTAGACAAGCCATACGCAATGGTCGGCCTCCCAGTCATCGCCGCCGACACGGAGGCACACGCCAAGCGGCTGTTCACCACACCCCAGCAACGCTTCCTCTCCCTGGTACGCAACCAACCCATAGAGGTACGCCCCCCAGTAGACTCCATGGCCGACCTCTGGACCTCCGCCGAAGCCGACGCCGTCGCAGCGCGACTTGCACTCGCTGTTGTTGGTGATCATGAATCTGTAAAACAACGACTGCAGCGCACCGTAGATTGGCTCGGAGTGGATGAGATCTTCGCTGTGACCGATACCTACGAGCAGGCTGACCGTCTCCGCTCGTACGAGATACTTGCGGATGTAGCGAAGGAGATCACGCTACCTTCGTAG